From Chryseobacterium sp. H1D6B, a single genomic window includes:
- a CDS encoding START-like domain-containing protein — protein sequence MAKHKVHYEFPMHCLSEILYEYLATAEGLSEWFADEVVEKGDDFFFSWGGGPAEKATLIRYKPEGFVRYRWEEDEGTKHFFEMTITIDDITEDLALNITDFCEEGDEEENAMYWENLIENLRIKLGAA from the coding sequence ATGGCGAAACATAAAGTCCATTACGAATTTCCAATGCATTGTCTTTCAGAGATTTTATATGAATATCTGGCGACTGCAGAGGGATTATCTGAATGGTTTGCAGATGAGGTTGTAGAGAAAGGCGATGATTTCTTTTTTAGCTGGGGTGGAGGACCTGCGGAGAAGGCTACTTTAATTAGATACAAGCCTGAAGGTTTCGTACGTTACAGATGGGAAGAGGATGAAGGAACTAAGCACTTCTTTGAAATGACGATCACAATTGATGATATTACTGAAGATTTAGCTTTAAATATTACAGATTTCTGTGAAGAAGGTGATGAAGAAGAAAATGCGATGTATTGGGAAAACCTTATAGAAAACCTTAGAATAAAATTAGGTGCAGCATAA
- a CDS encoding aspartate aminotransferase family protein, whose amino-acid sequence MQKDFFTYQAQTTKFAAGFEVEKAEGSYIYGKDGKKYLDFVAGVSANTLGHSHPKIVNAIKEQADKYLHVMVYGEYAQEKPAALCRLLAEATQDPLEITYLVNSGAEAIDGSLKLAKRYTGREEIVSFKDSYHGNTHGALSVSGNETHKREFRPLLPMVTFIEFNNENDFDKITEKTACVILETIQGAAGFLVPDTDYLKNLKNRCEEVGALLILDEIQPGFGRTGKLFSFEHFGIVPDILVMGKGMGGGVPVGAFMSSRKIMESLSHSPKLGHITTFGGNPLIAASSHATLKEVLESGLMDSVDEKEKLFRALLIHPKIKNINGIGLMLAVNLETPEYTLEVAKKCMEKGLIVFWQLYRNEYLRISPPLTISLDEIKEGCRIILEVLNEN is encoded by the coding sequence ATACAAAAAGATTTTTTTACCTATCAGGCACAGACTACAAAATTTGCAGCAGGTTTTGAAGTTGAGAAAGCGGAAGGAAGTTATATTTATGGAAAAGACGGGAAAAAATATCTCGACTTTGTAGCAGGGGTTTCCGCCAATACGCTGGGGCATTCTCATCCTAAAATTGTAAATGCTATCAAGGAACAGGCAGATAAATATCTGCATGTAATGGTGTATGGAGAATACGCTCAGGAAAAGCCGGCGGCATTATGCAGACTATTAGCAGAAGCAACACAGGATCCGCTTGAAATTACTTATCTGGTGAACAGCGGCGCTGAAGCAATTGATGGAAGTTTAAAATTAGCTAAAAGATATACGGGAAGAGAAGAAATTGTTTCTTTTAAAGATTCATATCACGGAAATACACATGGAGCATTAAGTGTTTCAGGAAATGAGACTCATAAAAGAGAATTCCGTCCGTTACTGCCGATGGTGACGTTTATAGAATTCAATAATGAAAATGATTTTGATAAAATAACAGAGAAAACAGCTTGCGTAATTTTAGAGACCATTCAGGGAGCAGCAGGTTTTTTAGTGCCCGATACAGACTATTTAAAAAATTTAAAAAACAGATGTGAGGAAGTAGGAGCTCTTTTGATCCTGGATGAAATTCAGCCTGGATTCGGAAGAACAGGAAAATTGTTTTCTTTTGAACATTTTGGGATCGTTCCGGATATTTTAGTGATGGGGAAAGGAATGGGAGGCGGAGTTCCTGTAGGTGCTTTTATGAGCTCCAGAAAAATTATGGAATCCCTGTCTCATTCACCAAAATTAGGGCACATTACTACCTTTGGTGGGAATCCTCTTATTGCAGCTTCAAGCCATGCAACTTTAAAAGAAGTTTTGGAGAGCGGACTGATGGATTCTGTAGATGAAAAAGAAAAACTTTTCAGAGCTCTTTTAATCCACCCAAAAATCAAAAATATTAATGGAATTGGCCTGATGCTCGCTGTGAATCTAGAAACGCCCGAATATACACTGGAAGTGGCTAAAAAATGCATGGAAAAGGGGTTGATCGTTTTCTGGCAGTTATATAGAAATGAATATTTGAGGATTTCACCGCCATTAACGATTTCTCTTGATGAAATAAAAGAAGGATGCAGGATTATTCTTGAAGTCTTAAACGAAAATTAA
- a CDS encoding OstA-like protein has translation MRLIFFLLFFISTVTLAQEKQKPAQRDPYLQAPVTNTPQPAKPENKVKIIHTDYLKKDTKYDGNQYLSGNVQIEHQGSILTADEVVIYNDENFVKAIGNTKLQNTDGSVITAGEMEYDGNTQKGVARKNVVLTDPKQTIKTEIMYYDRLSNQAYFNTGGTISDGQTMMYTKAATYFLDTKMIDFVGNVKIDSKDYIIEGPNIKQNQNTKVAEFFGPTTITNRANPKNRIYTERGTYRMNSKEAFLTKNSKIFYNDKILTGDDMYYNQLTGFGKATGNVTLDDPKERRYIKGGYGEIFEKKDSAMMTKNPYAVKAFEKDSMYFAAEKILSYQRPDSADPTIKKSFLRAFKKGRFYKSNAQGRADSIAFNETDGVMHMYVKPILWSGEKQVTGDKVEAYFNTKNENIDSLKVIGNAFAISKVDSLNLKDEFNQVKGKLMTVYYENNNIKEAKVIGNAQAIAYADDEDENKKKERIGITLSSCGIIGALFEEKGLQIISCSIGAVSDTYPMSKIEPAKRKFPDFNWNTKDRIRKWQDILVDTPDYEEIQYTSDGDLYNKAQEAVEKEKAKEEAKKPKRVRK, from the coding sequence ATGAGACTGATTTTTTTTCTGTTATTTTTTATTTCAACGGTTACTCTTGCGCAAGAAAAACAAAAACCTGCGCAGAGGGATCCTTATCTGCAGGCTCCTGTAACTAATACGCCCCAACCCGCTAAACCTGAAAATAAAGTTAAGATTATCCATACAGATTATCTGAAAAAAGATACTAAATATGATGGTAATCAATATCTTTCAGGAAATGTTCAGATAGAACATCAGGGATCTATTCTTACCGCTGATGAAGTTGTTATTTATAATGATGAAAACTTTGTTAAAGCCATAGGGAATACTAAACTTCAAAATACTGACGGTTCTGTAATCACTGCTGGTGAAATGGAGTATGACGGCAATACGCAAAAAGGGGTTGCCAGAAAAAATGTAGTTCTTACTGACCCGAAACAGACGATAAAAACGGAGATCATGTATTATGACAGGCTGTCCAATCAAGCCTACTTTAATACAGGAGGAACAATTTCTGACGGTCAGACCATGATGTACACCAAAGCAGCCACTTACTTTCTCGATACAAAAATGATTGATTTTGTGGGAAATGTGAAAATAGACAGCAAAGACTACATAATAGAAGGCCCTAATATCAAACAAAATCAAAATACTAAAGTTGCTGAGTTTTTTGGTCCTACAACTATTACAAACCGGGCTAATCCTAAAAACCGGATCTACACAGAAAGAGGTACCTATAGAATGAATTCTAAAGAAGCCTTTCTTACTAAAAATTCAAAGATTTTTTATAATGACAAGATTCTTACGGGAGATGATATGTATTACAATCAGCTTACCGGTTTCGGGAAAGCTACAGGCAATGTAACCTTAGATGATCCTAAAGAGAGAAGATATATAAAAGGCGGATACGGCGAGATTTTCGAAAAGAAAGATTCTGCTATGATGACCAAGAATCCATATGCAGTAAAGGCTTTTGAAAAAGATTCTATGTACTTTGCCGCAGAAAAAATTCTTTCTTACCAAAGGCCGGATTCAGCAGATCCTACTATAAAGAAAAGTTTCCTGAGAGCTTTTAAAAAAGGAAGGTTTTACAAATCTAATGCTCAGGGAAGAGCTGATTCTATTGCTTTTAATGAAACAGACGGCGTTATGCATATGTACGTAAAGCCAATTCTTTGGAGCGGAGAAAAGCAGGTAACTGGAGACAAAGTTGAAGCTTACTTTAATACAAAAAATGAAAATATAGATTCTTTAAAGGTGATCGGTAATGCCTTTGCTATCAGTAAAGTAGATTCATTAAACCTTAAAGATGAATTCAATCAGGTGAAAGGGAAGCTGATGACGGTTTATTATGAAAATAACAATATTAAAGAAGCAAAAGTAATAGGAAATGCCCAGGCAATAGCATATGCAGACGATGAAGATGAAAATAAGAAGAAGGAAAGAATTGGGATTACACTCTCTTCATGCGGTATCATCGGTGCCTTGTTTGAAGAAAAAGGATTACAGATAATATCCTGCAGCATTGGAGCTGTTTCAGATACTTATCCTATGAGTAAAATAGAGCCTGCAAAACGGAAATTTCCGGATTTTAACTGGAATACTAAAGACAGGATAAGGAAGTGGCAGGATATACTCGTGGATACTCCGGATTACGAAGAAATACAATACACCTCTGACGGTGATCTTTACAATAAAGCCCAGGAAGCTGTAGAAAAAGAAAAGGCTAAAGAAGAAGCCAAAAAACCGAAAAGAGTCAGAAAATAA
- a CDS encoding transcriptional repressor: MDTLQKEKNIALIKDVLRNYLLEKGFRNTPERYTILEEIYNMDHHFNVDDLYLLMMQKKYHVSKATIYNTIEIFLDAGLIRKHQFGEKTLTSSSYEKSYFDKQHDHLVIYKKDSDKEIEEIIEFCDPRIQGIKEAIEDAFGVKIDSHSLYFYGTKND; this comes from the coding sequence ATGGATACTTTACAAAAAGAAAAAAATATTGCTTTAATAAAAGATGTTTTAAGAAACTACTTATTAGAAAAGGGTTTCAGAAACACTCCTGAAAGATATACGATATTAGAAGAGATTTATAATATGGATCATCACTTCAATGTGGATGATCTGTATCTTCTGATGATGCAGAAAAAATACCATGTATCTAAAGCAACGATTTACAACACTATTGAGATTTTCCTTGATGCGGGCTTGATCCGTAAGCATCAGTTCGGGGAAAAAACATTGACTTCTTCATCATATGAGAAATCTTATTTTGATAAACAGCACGACCACCTGGTGATTTACAAAAAGGATTCTGATAAAGAGATCGAAGAGATCATTGAATTTTGCGACCCAAGAATTCAAGGGATCAAAGAAGCAATTGAAGACGCATTTGGCGTAAAAATTGATTCTCATTCGCTGTATTTTTATGGCACTAAGAATGATTAA
- a CDS encoding KUP/HAK/KT family potassium transporter, with protein sequence MADVTEGGHHFDIKKLSIIGVLVSLGIVFGDIGTSPLYVMKAIVNARDGGSNMPFNEYIEGALSCIIWTLTLQTTIKYVIIALRADNKGEGGILALFSLVKNLKKGWLYLIAIIGAAALVADGVITPSLTVMSAIEGLEIYNPHTPVVPITIAILIVIFVVQQFGTSFIGKFFGPVMVIWFLVLGGLGIMHLSENFEILRSFNPYYAYKLIVNSPSAIVILGAVFLCTTGAEALYSDLGHCGAKNIRVSWGFVKVMLILNYLGQGSWLLTNFGKPGFSVVNPFFGIMEEWMIVPGVILASAAAIIASQALITGSFTIFSEAMSLNLWPNQKIDYPSGVKGQMYIPRINWGLLIFCIIVVLHFRESGKMEAAYGLSITVTMLMTTFLLVFWLLKHRINKLLILLFALVYVSIELGFFSANIIKFAEGGWITVVLAGSIGICMYAWYNGRSIKTKFIKFVKLDNYVSIIKDMKLDETIPKYATNLAYLSRARRNDEVESKIIYSIIKKQPKRADHYFILSIVNQEDPYTFKYTVDEVLPGTIYKINFLLGFKIDRRINDYFDMVLKDLMADGTIPSRSSHPSLRAHNVPPDLKYVIIDNTYINDILLTVKEKITMNIYNFVKYIGSDDFKAWGVTSHNVVVESAPMTEECVAGSRIEQSEFLRHNS encoded by the coding sequence ATGGCAGATGTTACAGAAGGTGGTCATCATTTTGACATTAAAAAACTTTCTATTATTGGAGTTTTAGTATCTCTTGGAATTGTTTTCGGAGATATTGGAACATCACCGCTTTACGTAATGAAAGCGATTGTAAATGCAAGAGACGGAGGAAGCAATATGCCTTTCAACGAATACATAGAAGGTGCGCTCTCCTGTATCATCTGGACACTAACTCTTCAAACCACAATAAAATATGTTATCATTGCTTTAAGGGCTGATAATAAAGGGGAAGGAGGGATCTTAGCTTTATTCTCCTTGGTAAAGAATCTCAAGAAAGGCTGGCTCTATCTCATTGCGATTATAGGAGCGGCAGCTCTTGTAGCAGATGGAGTTATTACTCCCTCACTTACGGTGATGTCGGCTATTGAAGGTCTTGAAATATACAATCCTCATACTCCTGTTGTACCTATTACCATCGCAATTCTTATTGTAATTTTTGTAGTCCAGCAGTTTGGAACCAGTTTTATCGGAAAGTTTTTTGGACCGGTAATGGTGATCTGGTTCTTGGTTTTAGGAGGGTTGGGAATAATGCATTTAAGCGAAAATTTTGAAATTTTAAGATCTTTTAACCCATATTATGCTTACAAGCTGATTGTAAACTCACCGAGTGCCATTGTTATTCTTGGAGCAGTTTTCCTTTGTACAACGGGGGCAGAAGCTCTTTATTCAGACTTAGGACACTGTGGTGCAAAAAATATTAGAGTAAGCTGGGGATTTGTAAAGGTCATGCTTATTTTAAATTATCTTGGTCAGGGTTCATGGCTTTTGACCAATTTTGGAAAACCTGGTTTTTCTGTAGTAAACCCGTTTTTCGGAATCATGGAAGAGTGGATGATTGTACCGGGAGTAATTTTAGCATCGGCAGCAGCTATTATTGCCAGCCAGGCATTAATTACAGGTTCATTTACCATTTTCTCAGAAGCGATGTCACTTAATTTATGGCCCAACCAGAAAATTGATTACCCTTCTGGAGTGAAAGGGCAGATGTATATCCCAAGAATCAATTGGGGACTTTTGATCTTCTGTATTATTGTGGTACTGCACTTTAGAGAGTCCGGAAAAATGGAAGCCGCATATGGATTATCCATTACAGTGACCATGCTGATGACCACCTTTTTATTAGTCTTCTGGCTGCTCAAGCATAGAATTAATAAACTGCTCATACTGCTTTTTGCTCTTGTTTATGTTTCAATAGAATTAGGATTCTTTAGTGCTAATATTATTAAATTTGCAGAAGGAGGATGGATTACAGTTGTTTTAGCAGGATCCATAGGAATATGTATGTATGCTTGGTACAACGGAAGATCTATCAAAACAAAATTCATTAAGTTTGTTAAGCTTGACAACTATGTTTCGATTATTAAGGACATGAAGCTTGATGAAACGATTCCTAAATACGCTACCAACCTTGCTTATTTAAGCCGTGCAAGAAGAAATGATGAAGTAGAATCTAAAATTATTTATTCGATCATCAAAAAACAGCCGAAAAGAGCAGACCACTACTTTATATTAAGTATTGTCAATCAGGAAGATCCCTATACATTTAAATATACGGTAGATGAAGTTTTGCCGGGTACTATCTATAAAATTAATTTCCTTTTAGGATTTAAAATAGACAGAAGAATCAATGACTATTTTGATATGGTGCTAAAAGATTTAATGGCAGATGGGACAATCCCTTCAAGAAGCAGCCATCCTTCATTAAGAGCACACAATGTACCGCCGGATCTGAAATATGTGATTATCGATAATACCTATATCAACGATATTCTTCTTACTGTAAAAGAGAAGATTACCATGAATATTTACAATTTTGTGAAGTATATCGGAAGTGACGACTTTAAAGCCTGGGGCGTTACTTCACACAATGTTGTGGTAGAATCTGCTCCTATGACAGAAGAGTGTGTTGCCGGTTCTAGAATAGAGCAATCTGAGTTTTTACGTCATAATTCCTAA
- a CDS encoding pyruvate dehydrogenase complex E1 component subunit beta: MAEYTFREVIAQAMSEEMRKDESIYLMGEEVAEYNGAYKASKGMLDEFGAKRIIDTPIAELGFTGISVGAAMNGNRPIVEFMTFNFSLVGIDQIINNAAKIRQMTGGQWNCPIVFRGPTASAGQLGATHSQAFESWYANCPGLKVVVPSNPYDAKGLLKTAIQDNDPVIFMESEQMYGDKMEIPEEEYYIPIGKADIKREGKDVTLVSFGKIMKMAIQAAEELEKEGISVEVIDLRTVRPLDYDTILTSVKKTNRLVILEEAWPFASVSSEIAYMVQQKAFDYLDAPIKRITTPDAPAPYSSALFAEWFPKLEKVKAEIKNAMYIKS; this comes from the coding sequence ATGGCAGAATATACTTTTCGTGAAGTGATTGCACAAGCAATGAGCGAGGAAATGCGTAAAGACGAATCCATTTATTTAATGGGTGAAGAAGTAGCTGAATATAATGGTGCATATAAGGCTTCAAAAGGAATGCTGGATGAATTTGGTGCTAAAAGAATTATCGATACACCAATTGCTGAGCTTGGTTTTACGGGAATTTCCGTAGGAGCTGCAATGAATGGAAATAGACCAATCGTAGAATTTATGACATTCAATTTCTCTCTTGTAGGGATTGATCAGATTATTAATAATGCAGCAAAGATCCGTCAGATGACGGGAGGACAATGGAACTGTCCAATTGTTTTCCGTGGTCCTACTGCTTCTGCAGGACAATTAGGAGCTACCCACTCTCAAGCTTTTGAAAGCTGGTATGCCAACTGTCCAGGTCTTAAAGTGGTGGTTCCATCTAACCCTTACGATGCAAAAGGATTGTTGAAAACAGCTATCCAGGATAATGATCCGGTTATTTTCATGGAATCTGAGCAGATGTATGGAGATAAAATGGAAATTCCTGAAGAAGAATATTACATTCCAATAGGAAAAGCAGATATTAAGAGAGAAGGAAAAGATGTTACTTTGGTTTCTTTTGGTAAAATTATGAAGATGGCTATTCAGGCTGCTGAAGAGCTGGAAAAAGAAGGTATTTCTGTTGAGGTTATTGATCTTAGAACAGTTCGTCCTTTAGATTATGATACAATTTTAACTTCTGTAAAGAAAACAAACAGGTTAGTTATTTTAGAAGAAGCTTGGCCTTTTGCTTCTGTCTCTTCTGAAATTGCTTATATGGTTCAGCAGAAAGCATTTGATTATTTAGATGCTCCGATTAAGAGAATTACTACTCCTGATGCTCCTGCACCATATTCTTCTGCATTATTTGCAGAATGGTTCCCTAAGCTTGAAAAAGTGAAAGCGGAAATTAAAAATGCGATGTACATTAAGTCATAA
- a CDS encoding sigma-70 family RNA polymerase sigma factor produces the protein MNSDLEKTFVDFFKPNQRLIHKICRIYTDNTEDHEDLFQEITIQLWKSFPGFKGEAKFSTWMYRVALNTAITLFRKPQKKELKHSEIDISSLKMEYETYEDDEYKLKKKYQAVYKLSDIEKALIMMYLEDKPYREISDILGITEGNARVKMNRAKNNLKLKINEG, from the coding sequence ATGAACTCAGATTTGGAAAAGACATTTGTAGATTTTTTTAAACCCAATCAAAGGCTTATTCATAAGATATGCAGAATATATACGGATAATACGGAAGATCATGAAGATCTTTTCCAGGAAATCACCATCCAGCTCTGGAAATCTTTTCCAGGCTTTAAAGGGGAGGCGAAATTTTCTACCTGGATGTATCGTGTCGCTCTGAATACAGCTATTACTTTATTTAGAAAACCTCAAAAAAAAGAGCTTAAACATTCGGAAATAGATATCTCATCTCTCAAAATGGAATATGAAACCTATGAAGATGATGAATATAAACTAAAGAAGAAGTATCAGGCAGTGTATAAGCTTTCTGATATTGAAAAGGCATTGATTATGATGTACCTGGAGGATAAGCCTTACAGAGAGATCAGCGATATCCTCGGAATTACAGAAGGAAACGCAAGAGTGAAAATGAATAGAGCTAAAAACAATTTAAAACTGAAAATAAATGAAGGATAA
- a CDS encoding DUF2147 domain-containing protein, with amino-acid sequence MKKLLLTFVFSLVGVLSFAQIEGKWKTIDDETKQAKSIVEIYKKADGKYYGKVSQLLIKPTDPNCTVCKDDRKGKPILGMEIIRGLKKDGDEFTGGTITDPKTGKTYKCTITRSGDKLNVRGYIGLSLIGRTQTWDKAN; translated from the coding sequence ATGAAAAAATTATTATTAACATTCGTGTTTTCTTTAGTAGGTGTGCTGTCTTTTGCACAAATTGAAGGTAAATGGAAGACAATAGATGATGAAACGAAACAAGCAAAATCTATTGTAGAGATCTATAAAAAAGCTGACGGTAAGTATTATGGGAAAGTTTCTCAGCTGCTTATAAAACCTACAGATCCTAACTGTACTGTATGTAAAGATGACAGAAAAGGGAAGCCTATTTTAGGGATGGAAATCATCAGAGGATTGAAAAAAGATGGTGATGAATTTACAGGAGGAACAATCACAGATCCTAAAACTGGTAAAACGTACAAATGTACCATTACAAGAAGCGGAGATAAGCTTAATGTAAGAGGGTATATCGGATTATCTTTAATCGGAAGAACACAGACTTGGGATAAGGCTAACTAA